One window from the genome of Deinococcus arcticus encodes:
- a CDS encoding YchJ family protein: MALVYPPFKSCPCGSGRSYAHCCSPLHAGGWAQTPEALMRSRYCAYALGDAGYVLRTWHPDTRPGTLTLQPGTRYVGLRIHRAGGDEVEFTAQLKLPDGERYSFRERSVFQQEGGQWFYLREAQTAGAGTGERATP; this comes from the coding sequence ATGGCGCTGGTGTATCCCCCGTTCAAGTCGTGCCCGTGTGGCTCCGGGCGCAGTTACGCGCACTGCTGCTCGCCGCTGCACGCAGGCGGGTGGGCCCAGACCCCCGAAGCGCTGATGCGCTCGCGCTACTGCGCCTACGCGCTGGGAGACGCCGGCTATGTGCTGCGCACCTGGCACCCAGATACGCGCCCGGGCACCCTGACGCTGCAGCCGGGCACCCGCTACGTGGGGCTGCGCATTCACCGCGCCGGGGGCGACGAGGTGGAATTCACGGCGCAGCTGAAGCTGCCTGACGGCGAACGCTACAGCTTCCGCGAGCGCAGCGTGTTCCAGCAGGAGGGCGGGCAGTGGTTCTATCTGCGCGAAGCCCAGACGGCCGGAGCGGGAACGGGCGAGCGCGCCACACCGTAG
- a CDS encoding prohibitin family protein yields MTDQDVKAKARPGTPLQVRPPSRRVALTIGGLLAAALLVGQSVKIIPAGYVGVVFSALSGVKSGVLQEGIHFLVPFVDRVNLYDARLQEVTLAHTVSDGDEGAIRARSKEGLDITADVTVQFRIDRNKAAILHKELGRNYLQTVIRPQVRSKVRDSIGQFSAADIISTERRAVEASITGALRQVFERNNLVLDSVLLRELRIPDSIAKAIEQKQAAEQQVAVERNRLQQANISAQRAVVEAEGAAKASVAKARGEAEALSLRGRALRENPQLIQLTVAEKLAPGIQTVMLPSDGNFLLDVANLTKPKSGN; encoded by the coding sequence ATGACCGACCAAGACGTGAAGGCCAAGGCCCGCCCAGGCACGCCGCTGCAGGTGCGCCCCCCCAGCCGGCGGGTGGCTCTGACCATAGGCGGCCTGCTGGCCGCCGCGCTGCTGGTGGGCCAGAGCGTGAAGATCATTCCGGCCGGCTACGTGGGCGTGGTGTTCAGTGCCCTGAGCGGCGTCAAGAGCGGGGTGCTGCAAGAAGGCATTCATTTTCTGGTGCCGTTTGTAGACCGGGTGAACCTCTACGACGCCCGCCTGCAGGAGGTGACGCTGGCCCACACGGTCAGCGACGGGGACGAGGGGGCCATCCGGGCGCGCAGCAAGGAGGGCCTGGACATCACGGCGGACGTGACGGTGCAGTTTCGTATTGACCGGAACAAGGCGGCCATTCTGCACAAGGAACTGGGGCGCAACTACCTGCAGACCGTGATTCGCCCGCAGGTGCGCAGCAAGGTGCGCGACTCGATTGGTCAGTTCAGCGCGGCCGACATCATCAGCACCGAACGCCGGGCGGTAGAAGCCAGCATCACGGGCGCGCTGCGGCAGGTGTTCGAGCGCAACAATCTGGTCCTGGACAGCGTGCTGCTGCGTGAACTGCGTATTCCGGACAGCATCGCCAAGGCCATTGAGCAAAAGCAGGCGGCCGAGCAGCAGGTGGCGGTGGAGAGAAACCGGCTGCAGCAGGCCAACATCAGCGCCCAGCGGGCTGTGGTGGAGGCCGAGGGCGCAGCCAAGGCGTCGGTGGCCAAGGCGCGCGGGGAGGCCGAGGCGCTGTCGCTGCGCGGACGGGCCCTGCGCGAGAACCCGCAACTGATTCAGCTGACGGTGGCCGAGAAGCTGGCCCCCGGGATTCAGACCGTCATGCTGCCCAGCGACGGCAACTTTCTGCTGGACGTGGCAAACCTGACCAAGCCGAAGAGCGGCAACTGA
- a CDS encoding NAD(P)-dependent oxidoreductase codes for MTTTAFLGLGAMGFPMAAHLARRASAQGGRALVWNRTAARAADHAARHGSEAVDLGAAAQADVLLTCLPTSAEVDEVLAALQPHLRPGTVWVDCTSGHPEAAARQRALLAEVGVTFLDAPVSGGTNGAQAGTLTVMVGGDEAALRRVEGELAFAGKVVHVGGSGTGFAVKAVNNALLAVNLWAAGEGLAVLGRAGVDLGAALNVINASSGRSNASENLIGQRVLSREFPATFALGLLAKDAGIAAELTATVKGSAPVLAQVAALMRGAAGVVGPEADHTAALKLIEAMNGLELR; via the coding sequence ATGACGACCACGGCATTTCTGGGACTGGGCGCGATGGGCTTTCCCATGGCAGCACATCTGGCACGGCGGGCCTCGGCGCAGGGGGGGCGCGCACTGGTGTGGAACCGCACGGCCGCGCGCGCCGCCGACCACGCCGCCCGGCACGGCAGCGAGGCCGTGGACCTGGGGGCCGCGGCCCAGGCCGACGTGCTGCTGACCTGCCTGCCCACCAGCGCCGAGGTGGACGAGGTGCTGGCTGCGCTGCAGCCTCACCTGCGGCCCGGCACCGTGTGGGTGGACTGCACCAGTGGGCACCCGGAAGCGGCGGCGAGGCAGCGTGCCCTGCTGGCCGAAGTGGGTGTGACCTTTCTGGACGCCCCGGTCAGCGGCGGCACGAACGGCGCGCAGGCAGGTACCCTGACCGTCATGGTGGGTGGGGACGAGGCGGCCCTGCGGCGTGTAGAAGGCGAACTGGCCTTTGCGGGCAAGGTGGTACATGTGGGGGGCAGCGGCACAGGCTTTGCCGTGAAGGCGGTGAACAACGCCCTGCTGGCCGTGAACCTGTGGGCGGCGGGCGAGGGACTGGCGGTGCTGGGGCGCGCGGGGGTGGACCTGGGCGCGGCCCTGAATGTGATCAACGCCAGCAGTGGGCGCAGCAACGCCTCCGAGAACCTGATCGGGCAGCGGGTGCTGAGCCGTGAATTTCCGGCCACCTTCGCCCTGGGTCTGCTGGCCAAGGACGCCGGCATTGCCGCCGAACTGACCGCCACGGTGAAGGGCAGTGCGCCCGTGCTGGCGCAGGTGGCGGCCCTGATGCGCGGGGCGGCGGGCGTGGTGGGCCCAGAAGCCGATCACACCGCCGCGCTGAAACTGATTGAGGCGATGAACGGGCTGGAACTGCGCTGA
- the nagZ gene encoding beta-N-acetylhexosaminidase: MTPLPLPGELLMVDIPGPGLDDDTAAHLKRHGIRSVCLFGKNIQSEAQLRALCADLRAVMGDRALIAMDHEGGAILRPAFWPFAPAAMGLGAADDPALTQTVNAALARQLRRVGLNWNFAPVLDVNVNPANPVIGERAFGDDPAAVTRHGRAALRGHAGAGVAACVKHFPGHGDTVLDSHLALPTVHKTRAELDATELAPFRALLPEAPALMTAHIVYPALDPERPATLSRTILTDLLRRDWGYDGVIVTDSMGMQAIDGHYGRGEAAVLALSAGADLVMALGRREAQDATLAAVDGALAGGRLDPAQMAASRERLRALAQAFPAQAVPTPDPAADAALFSHAWAAGLTAYRTPQPPPPGSRVLLVAWRAPERHNVSEAGADAETLARELGQVYDVALHPFERPEDLDWAALRAAGRPVILATTARHRSPALVGVTPDLHLALYNPYAALDVDAPALITYGFRPEARRALLACLRGEQAAGGKAPF; this comes from the coding sequence GTGACCCCTTTGCCCCTGCCCGGCGAACTGCTGATGGTGGACATCCCCGGCCCTGGCCTGGACGACGACACCGCCGCCCACCTGAAGCGGCACGGCATCCGCAGCGTGTGCCTGTTCGGCAAGAACATACAGAGTGAGGCGCAGCTGCGCGCCCTGTGCGCCGATCTGCGCGCGGTGATGGGCGACCGTGCCCTGATCGCCATGGACCACGAGGGGGGCGCCATCCTGCGCCCGGCCTTCTGGCCCTTTGCCCCGGCGGCCATGGGCCTGGGGGCCGCTGACGACCCCGCCCTGACGCAGACCGTGAACGCGGCCCTGGCCCGGCAACTGCGCCGGGTGGGGCTCAACTGGAACTTTGCCCCGGTGCTGGACGTGAACGTGAACCCAGCCAATCCGGTGATTGGCGAGCGGGCGTTTGGCGACGACCCGGCGGCGGTCACCCGGCATGGCCGCGCGGCGCTGCGGGGCCACGCCGGGGCCGGGGTGGCCGCCTGCGTGAAGCACTTTCCCGGTCACGGCGACACGGTCCTGGACAGCCACCTCGCCCTACCCACCGTGCACAAGACCCGCGCCGAACTGGACGCCACCGAACTGGCCCCCTTCCGCGCCCTGCTGCCGGAAGCCCCGGCCCTCATGACTGCCCACATCGTGTATCCCGCCCTGGACCCCGAGCGGCCCGCCACCCTGTCGCGGACCATCCTGACCGACCTGCTGCGCCGCGACTGGGGCTATGACGGCGTGATTGTGACCGATTCCATGGGCATGCAGGCCATAGATGGGCATTACGGGCGCGGCGAGGCGGCGGTGCTGGCCCTGAGCGCCGGCGCCGATCTGGTGATGGCCCTGGGCCGCCGTGAAGCGCAGGACGCCACCCTGGCGGCGGTAGACGGGGCCCTGGCGGGTGGCCGCCTGGACCCCGCGCAGATGGCCGCCAGCCGGGAACGCCTGCGCGCGCTGGCCCAGGCGTTCCCGGCCCAGGCTGTGCCCACGCCTGACCCCGCCGCCGACGCCGCGCTGTTCTCCCACGCCTGGGCGGCTGGCCTCACCGCCTACCGCACGCCCCAGCCCCCGCCGCCCGGCTCGCGCGTTCTGCTGGTCGCGTGGCGCGCCCCCGAGCGCCACAACGTCAGCGAGGCCGGCGCCGACGCCGAGACTCTGGCCCGTGAACTGGGGCAGGTCTACGACGTGGCGCTGCACCCCTTCGAGCGCCCCGAGGACCTGGACTGGGCTGCGCTGCGGGCCGCTGGCCGGCCAGTGATTCTGGCCACCACCGCCCGCCACCGCTCGCCCGCTCTGGTGGGTGTGACGCCGGATCTGCACCTCGCGCTGTACAACCCCTACGCCGCGCTGGATGTGGACGCTCCGGCCCTGATCACCTACGGCTTTCGCCCGGAAGCGCGCCGGGCCCTGCTGGCATGCCTGCGCGGCGAGCAGGCCGCCGGTGGGAAAGCACCGTTCTGA
- a CDS encoding ABC transporter substrate-binding protein gives MKKLLLTALLSTLSGASAATLVFGGNGEPVSLESGNITDGISILVQRQIYDTLVDFKNGTTDLIPGLATKWTPNANNTQWTFTLRKGVRFHDGTPFNADAVVFNLGRWWDKAHPYGFRDQGRTFEIMGELLGGYKGDATAVIKNIVKVNDSTVRVELNKPSSILPNVLAAGYFGIASPAAIRKEGAKYGTPASKPVGTGPFIFQSWRTGDRVTLLPNKLYWGEKAKVDQLVIRNIKDASQRLNELKAGTIDFANELTPDSLKNIQADKNLVAVKRPSFNVGFVALNNRNQYLKNDKVRQAISMAINKKEIVDAFWNGLGVSNASFLPPVMSWANSPKVPADYKFDPQAAKRMLAEAGYPNGFTIDLWYMPVSRPYFPTPKPIAEAIAADLSAIGIKVNLKTQDWAKYLEERNKEPGFDMYMIGWTGDYGDPDNFYGAYYGANASDDINWNPANVQSLLEQGRAAATQAAKAKVYQQLHEITYNAAYRIPMVHSNPLAAARTYVRGWIPSPLGSEAFNTISITGKK, from the coding sequence ATGAAGAAACTGCTTCTGACTGCCCTGCTCTCGACCCTCAGCGGCGCTTCCGCCGCGACCCTGGTGTTCGGCGGGAACGGTGAACCCGTCAGCCTGGAATCCGGCAACATCACCGACGGCATTTCCATTCTTGTGCAGCGCCAGATTTACGACACCCTGGTGGACTTCAAGAACGGCACCACGGACCTCATTCCGGGCCTGGCCACCAAGTGGACGCCCAACGCCAACAACACCCAGTGGACCTTCACGCTGCGCAAGGGTGTGCGCTTCCACGACGGCACCCCGTTTAACGCGGACGCCGTGGTGTTCAACCTGGGCCGCTGGTGGGACAAGGCGCACCCCTACGGCTTCCGCGACCAGGGCCGCACCTTTGAAATCATGGGCGAGCTGCTGGGCGGCTACAAGGGCGACGCCACGGCCGTCATCAAGAACATCGTCAAGGTGAACGATTCCACCGTTCGCGTGGAACTGAACAAGCCGTCTTCCATTCTGCCCAACGTGCTGGCGGCCGGGTACTTCGGCATTGCCAGCCCGGCGGCCATCCGCAAGGAAGGCGCCAAGTACGGCACCCCGGCCAGCAAGCCCGTGGGCACCGGCCCCTTCATCTTCCAGAGCTGGCGCACCGGCGACCGCGTGACCCTGCTGCCCAACAAGCTGTACTGGGGCGAAAAGGCCAAGGTGGATCAGCTCGTCATCCGCAACATCAAGGATGCCAGCCAGCGCCTGAACGAACTGAAGGCCGGCACCATTGACTTTGCAAACGAGCTGACTCCCGACAGCCTTAAAAACATCCAGGCTGACAAGAACCTCGTGGCCGTCAAGCGCCCCTCGTTCAACGTGGGCTTCGTGGCGCTGAACAACCGCAACCAGTACCTGAAAAACGACAAGGTGCGTCAGGCCATCTCCATGGCCATCAACAAGAAGGAAATCGTGGACGCCTTCTGGAACGGCCTGGGCGTCAGCAACGCCAGCTTCCTGCCGCCCGTGATGAGCTGGGCCAACAGCCCCAAGGTCCCGGCCGACTACAAGTTTGACCCGCAGGCCGCCAAGCGCATGCTGGCCGAGGCCGGCTACCCCAACGGCTTTACCATTGACCTGTGGTACATGCCCGTCAGCCGCCCCTATTTCCCCACGCCCAAGCCCATTGCCGAGGCGATTGCCGCTGACCTCTCGGCCATTGGCATCAAGGTGAACCTGAAAACGCAGGACTGGGCCAAGTACCTGGAAGAGCGCAACAAGGAACCCGGCTTCGACATGTACATGATCGGCTGGACCGGCGACTACGGGGACCCCGACAACTTCTACGGGGCCTACTACGGCGCCAACGCCTCGGACGACATCAACTGGAACCCGGCCAACGTGCAGAGCCTGCTGGAGCAGGGCCGCGCCGCCGCGACCCAGGCCGCCAAGGCCAAGGTGTACCAGCAGCTGCACGAAATCACCTACAACGCGGCCTACCGCATTCCCATGGTGCACTCCAACCCGCTGGCCGCCGCACGCACCTACGTCCGTGGCTGGATTCCCAGCCCCCTGGGCAGCGAGGCGTTCAACACCATTTCCATTACCGGCAAGAAGTAA
- a CDS encoding ABC transporter permease has protein sequence MGSYLIRRLLRTLLVMLGISLVVFVFVRSIPGDPAVAMLGERATPEAAAALREQLGLNKPWFFNPANPLDAQYPKYMAALLQGDLGSGLKSNIPVWEDLRARFPATAELSIAALLFALLIGMPAGIVAALRRNSMWDNLATTISLVGVSMPVFWLGLLLSYFFAVKLGWLPPSGRLGTDYDIQPITGFNILDALLRGQPAAAWDALRHLILPAIALGSIPLAIIARITRSSMLDVLGQDYVRTARAKGLTSRNVTLRHALRTALLPVVTVIGLQAGALLGGAVLTETIFSWPGIGSWVYDAISQRDYPIIQGGVIFAALVVSLANLIVDLSYAALDPRIQYS, from the coding sequence TTGGGCAGTTACCTGATTCGCCGCCTGCTGCGGACCCTGCTGGTCATGCTGGGCATCAGCTTGGTGGTGTTTGTGTTTGTGCGTTCCATTCCCGGTGACCCGGCGGTCGCCATGCTGGGCGAGCGCGCCACGCCAGAAGCGGCGGCGGCCCTGCGCGAGCAGCTGGGCCTGAACAAGCCGTGGTTTTTCAATCCGGCCAATCCCTTAGACGCCCAGTACCCCAAGTACATGGCCGCGCTGCTGCAGGGCGACCTGGGCTCGGGCCTGAAAAGCAACATTCCAGTCTGGGAGGACCTGAGGGCCCGCTTTCCCGCCACCGCCGAGCTGAGCATCGCGGCGCTGCTGTTTGCGCTGCTCATTGGCATGCCTGCCGGCATCGTGGCGGCGCTGCGGCGCAACAGCATGTGGGACAACCTGGCCACCACCATTTCGCTGGTGGGGGTCAGCATGCCCGTGTTCTGGCTGGGCCTGCTGCTGTCGTATTTCTTTGCAGTCAAGCTGGGCTGGCTGCCCCCCAGTGGCCGCCTGGGCACGGACTATGACATTCAGCCCATCACGGGCTTCAATATTCTGGACGCTCTGCTGCGTGGGCAACCGGCCGCCGCCTGGGACGCCCTGCGCCACCTGATTCTGCCGGCCATCGCGCTGGGCAGCATTCCGCTGGCCATCATTGCCCGGATTACCCGCTCCTCCATGCTGGACGTGCTAGGGCAGGATTACGTGCGCACCGCCCGCGCCAAGGGCCTGACCAGCCGCAACGTGACCCTGCGCCACGCCCTGCGCACCGCCCTGCTGCCGGTCGTGACGGTGATTGGCCTGCAGGCAGGCGCGCTGCTGGGCGGCGCCGTGTTGACCGAGACCATCTTCTCGTGGCCCGGCATCGGCTCGTGGGTGTACGACGCGATCAGTCAGCGCGACTATCCCATCATTCAGGGCGGCGTGATTTTCGCGGCGCTGGTGGTCAGCCTGGCCAACCTGATCGTGGACCTGAGCTATGCGGCGCTGGACCCCCGCATTCAGTACAGCTAA
- a CDS encoding ABC transporter permease — protein sequence MTTATVPVPKRKTDSIFWRRFRRSVPGKVGALIVAVFVLLAVFASVIKPYDPTTDRNYRMTLKPPSVTALWNKEVAETYTDPVTGQVNIWAAPLGTDNLGRDIMTRVLHGTRISLKVGVVSTVLALVIGSLLGVLAGYFGGWLDSVLGYLTDVMLAFPSILLAIGFASIFSSDNPPLLIAGLDRLFALNSPQLVTAMLAVSLVQVPVYLRLARGVVLSVREREFVQAAGALGASQGRMIFRHVLPNSLSPLIVQGALSIATATIEVAALGFLGIGAQPPLPEWGTMISDSRQYYIDAPWTMVFPGLAIFLTVLGFNLLGDGLRDVLDPRSTQ from the coding sequence ATGACAACCGCAACCGTTCCCGTTCCCAAGCGCAAAACGGACAGCATCTTCTGGCGGCGCTTCCGCCGTTCCGTGCCCGGCAAGGTGGGCGCCCTCATCGTGGCCGTTTTCGTGCTGCTGGCCGTCTTTGCCAGCGTCATCAAGCCCTACGACCCCACCACCGACCGTAATTACCGCATGACCCTGAAACCCCCCAGCGTGACGGCGCTGTGGAACAAGGAGGTGGCCGAAACCTACACCGACCCGGTGACCGGTCAGGTCAACATCTGGGCCGCGCCGCTGGGCACCGACAATCTGGGCCGCGACATCATGACCCGTGTGCTGCACGGCACGCGCATCAGCCTGAAGGTGGGCGTGGTCAGCACGGTCCTGGCGCTGGTCATCGGCTCGCTGCTGGGGGTGCTGGCCGGGTACTTTGGCGGCTGGCTGGACTCGGTGCTGGGCTACCTGACCGACGTGATGCTGGCCTTTCCCAGCATTCTGCTGGCCATCGGGTTTGCCAGCATCTTTTCCAGCGATAACCCGCCGCTGCTGATTGCGGGCCTGGACCGGCTGTTTGCCCTGAACAGCCCGCAACTGGTGACGGCCATGCTGGCGGTGTCGCTGGTGCAGGTGCCGGTGTATCTGCGACTGGCCCGCGGCGTGGTGCTCTCGGTGCGCGAACGCGAATTCGTGCAGGCCGCCGGGGCGCTGGGCGCCAGCCAGGGCCGCATGATCTTCCGGCACGTGCTGCCCAACAGCCTCTCGCCGCTGATTGTGCAGGGCGCCCTGAGTATCGCCACGGCAACCATCGAGGTGGCGGCCCTGGGCTTCCTGGGCATTGGCGCGCAGCCGCCCCTGCCGGAATGGGGCACCATGATCAGCGACAGCCGCCAGTACTACATTGACGCGCCGTGGACCATGGTGTTCCCGGGGCTGGCCATTTTCCTGACGGTGCTGGGCTTCAATCTGCTGGGCGACGGCCTGCGCGACGTGCTGGACCCCAGGAGCACCCAGTAG
- a CDS encoding shikimate dehydrogenase, with product MPASDTPLALIGYAPQAARALRDLGLVAVSVPTDDPRSVLDACRALRFTGALVQTALQGPVFEHVTADSAARRVGRVDAVALTAGLHGTFASADALTDVLHDSGYASRGASAVLLGQHASDLALALPLARLGFTELGVVAASAPDAERAARDVPAGVRVYPLSRRDASVADLAGRADLIVLTAGELPHGLVQPYHTVIDLTGHANVSGTGASSLDLRPLPLRRLARQLAHATGQRFHPQELEGALHALE from the coding sequence ATGCCTGCGTCTGATACGCCCCTGGCCCTGATCGGTTACGCCCCCCAGGCGGCGCGTGCCCTGCGCGACCTGGGGCTGGTGGCCGTTTCGGTGCCCACCGATGACCCCAGAAGTGTGCTGGACGCCTGCCGCGCCCTGCGCTTCACCGGGGCCCTGGTGCAGACCGCGCTGCAGGGCCCCGTCTTCGAGCACGTCACCGCCGACAGCGCTGCCCGGCGGGTGGGCCGGGTGGACGCTGTGGCCCTGACCGCTGGCCTGCACGGTACCTTTGCCAGTGCCGACGCCCTGACCGATGTGCTGCACGACAGCGGATACGCCTCGCGCGGGGCCAGCGCCGTGCTGCTGGGCCAGCACGCCAGCGACCTGGCGCTGGCCCTGCCACTGGCCCGCCTGGGCTTCACCGAACTGGGCGTGGTGGCCGCCAGCGCCCCCGACGCCGAGCGCGCCGCCCGCGACGTGCCGGCTGGCGTGCGGGTGTATCCCCTGAGCCGCCGAGACGCCAGCGTGGCCGATCTGGCAGGCCGCGCCGACCTGATTGTGCTGACGGCCGGTGAACTGCCCCACGGCCTCGTGCAGCCCTACCACACGGTCATTGACCTGACCGGCCACGCCAACGTGAGCGGCACGGGCGCCAGCAGCCTGGACCTGCGCCCCCTGCCCCTGCGCCGCCTGGCCCGCCAGCTGGCCCACGCCACCGGGCAGCGGTTTCACCCCCAGGAACTGGAAGGCGCGCTGCACGCGCTGGAATAG
- the wecB gene encoding non-hydrolyzing UDP-N-acetylglucosamine 2-epimerase, translated as MKQIVLAFGTRPEATKMAPVYTAVQARGDLRPQILSTGQQRQMLDGALAVFGLTPDRDLNVMTERQTLADLTARIVPQAGRVLREMGADMVLVHGDTTTSFCVALAAFYEGIPVGHVEAGLRSGSLKEPFPEEANRRLTGVLSTLDFAPTPGSRANLQREGKADTGIFVTGQTAVDAVREVAGRVPLRPEWRARVQAGQPLVTVTMHRRENQPMMREMAQALARVAQVHPDHHFIYPVHLSPAVQEAVRPVLSGVPNFELTEPLDYSDMAPLMAASRLLATDSGGLQEEGAALGVPVAVLRNVTERPEGLEAGVLTLAGNDPARLETVLNGLLDSEATLTAMKTARNPYGDGHAGARIASAIAWHFGLAERPADWR; from the coding sequence ATGAAGCAGATTGTCCTGGCCTTCGGCACCCGCCCCGAGGCGACCAAGATGGCCCCGGTGTACACAGCCGTGCAGGCGCGCGGCGACCTGCGCCCCCAGATTCTCTCGACCGGGCAGCAGCGCCAGATGCTCGACGGCGCCCTGGCCGTCTTTGGCCTGACCCCCGACCGCGACCTGAACGTGATGACCGAGCGCCAGACCCTGGCCGACCTGACCGCCCGCATCGTGCCGCAGGCCGGCCGGGTGCTGCGCGAGATGGGCGCGGACATGGTGCTGGTGCACGGCGACACCACCACCTCGTTCTGCGTGGCGCTGGCCGCCTTCTATGAGGGCATCCCCGTGGGCCACGTGGAAGCCGGCCTGCGCAGCGGCAGCCTGAAAGAACCCTTCCCGGAAGAAGCCAACCGCCGCCTGACCGGTGTACTCTCCACCCTGGACTTCGCCCCCACCCCCGGCAGCCGCGCCAACCTGCAGCGCGAGGGCAAGGCAGATACCGGCATCTTCGTGACCGGCCAGACGGCCGTGGACGCGGTGCGCGAGGTGGCCGGGCGTGTGCCCCTGCGCCCCGAATGGCGCGCGCGGGTGCAGGCCGGCCAACCGCTGGTCACCGTGACCATGCACCGCCGCGAGAACCAGCCCATGATGCGCGAGATGGCGCAGGCCCTGGCCCGCGTGGCGCAGGTTCACCCGGACCACCACTTCATCTATCCGGTGCACCTCTCGCCCGCCGTGCAGGAGGCCGTGCGCCCGGTGCTGTCCGGCGTGCCCAACTTTGAGCTGACCGAGCCGCTGGACTACAGCGATATGGCGCCCCTGATGGCGGCGTCCCGGCTGCTGGCCACCGACAGCGGCGGCCTGCAGGAAGAGGGCGCCGCCCTGGGCGTGCCCGTCGCCGTGCTGCGCAACGTGACCGAGCGCCCTGAAGGGCTGGAGGCAGGCGTGCTGACCCTGGCGGGCAACGACCCGGCGCGCCTGGAAACCGTGCTGAACGGTCTGCTGGACAGTGAAGCCACCCTGACTGCCATGAAAACCGCGCGCAACCCCTACGGCGACGGCCACGCGGGGGCGCGCATCGCCTCGGCCATCGCGTGGCACTTTGGGCTGGCGGAGCGCCCCGCCGACTGGCGCTGA
- a CDS encoding MraY family glycosyltransferase: protein MDALQALAAQLGIADLRGRGFLSVLITFITAGLFTWFFIPRLRAFAIQAGWADQPNERRLNKEPLPNAGGLAIYGGFLVSIIVAWALRPIAVDLVNIQVLAILLGATLLVLVGFIDDQYGLSPLSRLVVQTLAAVLLLVNDLRVDLNAIPFMPALPELINQPLSSLVTILWVVGLTNAVNLLDGVDGVVGGVAFVASFVLLATAAQFPDRAAAVVLLAGLSGAALGYLRHNFNPSRIIMGDAGSTLFGYTLAAVSLLGTLKFSAGASLLVPLIVLALPLLDTTQVVIGRLARGIRNPLRHPDKTHIHHRVLARTASARRTAVILWLVALACGAVGMSLQGLRPGAIGGTVLTAALCLFFVAYRRIRAQNLEIAREGTP, encoded by the coding sequence ATGGACGCATTGCAGGCGCTGGCCGCACAGCTGGGGATCGCCGACCTTCGGGGCCGGGGCTTTCTCAGCGTACTGATCACCTTTATCACGGCGGGGCTGTTTACGTGGTTTTTTATTCCCCGCCTGCGCGCCTTTGCCATTCAGGCCGGCTGGGCGGATCAGCCCAACGAACGCCGCCTCAACAAAGAACCCCTGCCCAACGCGGGTGGGCTGGCCATCTACGGCGGCTTTCTGGTCAGCATCATCGTGGCATGGGCGCTGCGGCCCATCGCCGTGGACCTCGTGAATATTCAGGTGCTGGCGATTCTGCTGGGGGCCACGCTGCTGGTGCTGGTGGGCTTTATTGATGACCAGTACGGGCTTTCGCCGCTGTCCCGGCTGGTGGTACAGACCCTGGCGGCGGTGCTGCTGCTCGTCAACGACCTGCGGGTGGACCTGAACGCCATTCCGTTCATGCCGGCGCTGCCCGAACTGATCAACCAGCCGCTGAGTTCCCTGGTCACCATTCTGTGGGTGGTGGGCCTGACGAACGCCGTGAACCTCCTGGACGGCGTAGACGGCGTGGTGGGCGGCGTGGCCTTTGTGGCCAGCTTTGTGCTGCTGGCCACGGCCGCGCAGTTCCCCGACCGCGCGGCGGCGGTGGTGCTGCTGGCCGGGCTCTCGGGCGCCGCGCTGGGCTACCTGCGGCACAACTTCAACCCCAGCCGCATCATCATGGGCGACGCGGGCAGCACCCTGTTCGGCTACACGCTGGCAGCGGTGAGCCTGCTGGGCACCCTGAAGTTCAGCGCCGGGGCCAGCCTGCTGGTGCCCCTGATCGTCCTGGCGCTGCCGCTGCTCGACACCACGCAGGTGGTGATTGGCCGCCTGGCGCGCGGTATCCGCAACCCCCTGCGGCACCCCGACAAGACCCACATCCACCACCGCGTGCTGGCCCGCACCGCCAGCGCGCGGCGCACAGCCGTGATTCTGTGGCTGGTGGCGCTGGCCTGCGGCGCGGTCGGCATGTCCCTGCAGGGCCTGCGCCCGGGGGCCATTGGCGGCACCGTGCTCACGGCCGCGCTGTGCCTGTTTTTCGTCGCCTACCGCCGCATTCGCGCGCAGAACCTGGAAATCGCGCGGGAAGGAACCCCATGA